Sequence from the Amblyraja radiata isolate CabotCenter1 chromosome 24, sAmbRad1.1.pri, whole genome shotgun sequence genome:
CCCACCCGATTCCCTTTCCCCTACTGCTCACCCCTCCCCTTCTTTGTTCCCATCTCAAACCAACCCTTATTAAGTTTCATAATTCAACTTCCCTTCCTATCAAATTTCAGAATCTACAGACATCTGTCAGTCTGTTGCCTTCCACATTTCCCTCCCCATCTAACTGTATTCTGCCAATCAACCAGCCAACTTGCATCCAACTAGCAGTTGCTCTTGCCTGAGActtgcatccccccccccaacctacgTTCCTTCTACTTTTCTGTCCAAattaaggatctcaacccaaactatgctgtccatgtccctccatagacgctgcttaaCCTGCCgcattcctccagcagctctcttTGATTGATCTTGCTTATAGTATATTTGCAAATTTAAATTATCTCTAAAGATGCTTTTACTTTTAATCAAACAATTAAGATTTCAGCCAGGCCAACTCCCAAGGTCCCACAACAAAAAGCCTGCACCAGTGGAGGTAACAATTAGTGTTGTTCAGCAACGCCCAAAATTAACCCATCCAGACTGCGGCTTAATAAAAACCACTATACCAATAAAGTTATCTCAATGTATAACCAGGTTTATGGTACATAAAATATTATGTCACTGTTCAATTCTTACCATCACATGGATTGACAGCCACAGCTGCAATGGAACCAGCAATGCACCCAGATAAAAATGAATGGACAATAGAAGCTCGCCCGTCCACTGAATTTTGTCCAAGTTTGTTCAGATTGGCAAACAATGGAAAATAGATGACAGAAAATGGAACGTCCCTGTTCAACAGAAGAAAACAATTTTGTGTAAATAAACTTGTTGAAACAATAACCTTACTAGTGTCTATTTATTTATGATTGCATAACAGAGGGGAACAATAACAAAGTGGAAAGAGTGGAACAAGAATAACATTTGAGGTATCTGGACAGGTATTTGAATAAATACAATACAGAGTGCTATGGAACTAATGCAGGCAATTGGTAATAGTATCAATAGGTTTGATGATTGGTATGGACATGGCAGGTCGAATgacccgtttctatgctgtacatgtCTATGTCTCCAAGCACATTAATCCTCCAGTGCAACAAAAACACAGCAAACCCCACTAAGCAGTCTCCCACCTTCCCCCAAGGTGTTGCTGCAAAGATGCCCAAACACCCTAGAGAACATAGCAATAAAGTATGAAGCTATAACCTACACACAATTTCTGAAGGATACTCAATGGTATTTAATTGTTTCCCCAACCTCAGATACTTCTGCAAAAGAGCATTTTGAGCTGCATAATAAGGTATTGCTGGCTAACCAAAAATTCATACCTTGTTTAGAGGCAAAATAATAACATTTTATTTGTACCTTAACTATACTACACCGCATTGATATTTAGAATTGGTAAACGCATTGGTTACCCAACATATAAAGCTTTTGTACCTCAGTATAGTGGCTCCTAATCCTTTGTACAGTCCTCTAAACCCTTGGGAGTAAAACAAATCCTTGGCAATCTGGGTCGCAGACATCGGTCTGGTAACAGCAGCAAGGCTAACGTAAGCCCGACTCAAAACTGGATTAGTAGCTACAACTTTATTGGATAAACTGGTCGGTAGTATCAATCTCTGCTGAGCCGCTGGAACAAATGAAGGAACAAGTTTAACGTTTTGTATGGGTAttacaagtattattaatttaaaTAAGGATGGGTAAATTTGATAAATACCTAATCTGCCAGCATCTTGAAGTTGGATTTTCAGCATCTCCATAGGAGTAGTGATAATGACCTGACAGAGTCCAGCCCCACAACCAGCCAGCATCTCTCCAGATATAGTTAAGCCCTTGCTGAAAAAGGCATCAAGTACACAAACCATGAATACATTAACTCCATACAAAATTACTTGCATTTTTAGACATCACATTTTGAACAATTATACAGAAACAAAAATTCAATTGCATTAAATTGTATCAAGAATGTCAAAATTAATCTGAACATACAATATCAAAGGCACAATAAACCAACAGGAATAAATAAAGTGATGATCTACTCTTCATTATGTAGAGATGAACTAAGccataaagcaaaaaataaaaaataaaaaaaataaaatccagAGCTCTATATTGCTGACTA
This genomic interval carries:
- the LOC116986916 gene encoding mitochondrial glutamate carrier 1-like isoform X3; amino-acid sequence: MVYSNIYSCAAVNLTLVTPEKAIKLAANDFFRSYLSRNGKGLTISGEMLAGCGAGLCQVIITTPMEMLKIQLQDAGRLAAQQRLILPTSLSNKVVATNPVLSRAYVSLAAVTRPMSATQIAKDLFYSQGFRGLYKGLGATILRDVPFSVIYFPLFANLNKLGQNSVDGRASIVHSFLSGCIAGSIAAVAVNPCDVIKTRFQSLHRGANEEAYSGIVDCARKIWRNEGPSAFLKGSCCRALVIAPLFGIAQVIYFVGIGEFVLGFSHFEVY